The genomic window AAAAAAGCGAAATTGGAAATTAAGTATTTCAAAAGTGCCTGTAGAAGTTCTAAAAACTGAATTTAAatatctcttttctttttctttcaggtATTATGAAGCATTTCCTCCTCTTTCTGAGAAGCCAATTTGCCTGCAAGAAATTATGACTGTATGGAATAAATCCAAAGTTTGCTCTTACTCTAGCTCCTCATCTTCATCCAATGCTCCACCAACTAGTACCGATACATCCTCTCCAAAGGACTGCAATAGTGAAAGTGAAGTAACTAAAGAGAGAAGTAACAAAGTGTCTGCCACTGTACATGAAAGAACCCAGCAGAAAAAAAGTAAAActgagagagagaacaaattCAGTAATGGCACTGTTGAAGATAAGCCTGCTTTATATAAAAAGCAAGTCCGACATAAGTCTGAGGGAAAGATGCGTCCTCGCTCCTGGTCGTCTGGTTCCAGTGAAGCAGGCTCAAGTTCAAGTGGTAATCAAGGTGAATTAAAAGCACCAGTGAAATGTATTAAAGTAAGACATAAAACAAGGGAGGTTCGAAATAAAAAGGGGCGGAATGGGCAAAGCAGGCTTTCAGTGAAGACTGGTGAAAAGACTGAAAGAAAAGTCCATAGTGGAAGTAGCAGCAGCAGTGGATCGATCAAACAGCTGTGTAAAAGGGGTAAAAGACCATTAAAAGAAATTGGAAGGAAAGAAACTGGCAGTAATGATGGAAAAGATCTGTATTTAAACAGCAGAAACGAAAAAGAATATAAAGAAGAACCCTTGTGGTATACTGAGCCGATTACAGAATACTTTGTTCCTCTGAGCAGAAAAAGTAAGCTTGAGACTACGTACCGCAATAGGCAAGATACGTGTGATATAACATCAGAGGCTGTAGAAGAATTGTCTGAATCAGTGCATGGTCTTTGTATTAGCAACAATAATATTCATAAAACATACCTCGCAGCAGGTACTTTTATTGATGGTCACTTTGTAGAAATGCCTGCAGTTCTAAATGAGGATATTGACCTCACTGGGACCTCAATATGTTCTCAACCAGAGGACGACAAATATTTGGATGATGTTCATCTGTCAGAACTAACACACTTCTATGAAGTGGATATTGATCAATCCATGTTGGATCCTGGTGCCTCAGATAAAATGCAAGGAGAAAGTCGGATTTTGAATATGATTCGACAGAAAAGTAAAGAGAAATCTGATTTTGAGGCAGAATGTTGCATAGTGTTAGATGGAATGGAGTTGCAAGGGGAAAGTGCAATATGGACAGATTCAACCAGCTCTGTTGGTGCTGAAGGGTGGTTCTTGCAAGACCTTAGTAATTTAGCTCAATTTTGGGAGTGCTGTTCATCTTCTAGCTCTGGTGATGCAGATGGAGAAAGTTTTGGAGCAGATTCTCCTATCTTAGACAGCACAATGCTTAATTCACACATGCTTGCTGGCAATCAAGAGCTCTTTTCGGATATTAATGAAGGGTCTGGTATAAACTCTTGTTTTTCAGTGTTTGAAGTGCAATGCAGAAATTCTGTTTTACCATTTTCTTTTGAAACACTCAATTTGGGAAATGAAAATGCAGATTCTAGTAGCAGTGCTAATATGCTTGGAAAGACACAGTCTAGATTGCTAATATGGACCAAAAATAGTGCctttgatgaaaatgaacactGTTCCAATCTTTCAACAAGAACTTGTAGTCCCTGGTCACACTCGGAAGAAACACGTTCAGACAATGAAACTTTAAATATTCCATTTGAAGAATCCACACAATTTAATGCAGAAGATATAAATTATGTAGTTCCTAGGGTGTCTTCAAGTTACGTAGATGAAGAAATTCTAGATTTTTTTCAAGAAGAAACCTGCCAGCAACAAGCTAGAACTTTAGGAGAAATACCCACtttggttttcaaaaaaaaatctaaactagAATCTGTCTGTGGTATTCAGCTAGAACAAAAAGGAGAAGGTAAAGATTATGAAACAACACAAGTGTCTAGTGAAAGCAGCCCACATGGAGATGGCTATAGCTCAGGGGTTATTAAAGACATTTGGACAAATATGACAGACAGAAATTCTGCAGCAATGGTAGAGATAGAAGGAATAGAAGATGAATTGTTTTCAACTGATGTAAATAACTACTGTTGCTGTTTAGATACTGAAGCAAAAGTTGAAACCCTCCAGGAACCTAATAAGGCAGTGCAGAGATCAGAGTATCATCTGTGGGAAGGTCAAAAAGAGAACTTGGAGAAGAGAGCATTTGTTGCAAATGATTTATCAGAAATAGATGGTGGTGATTATACTACACCATCAAAACCTTGGGACATAAACCAGGATAAAGAAAACTCATTTATACTTGGTGGTGTGTATGGGGAGCTCAAAACATTTAATAGTGATGGAGAATGGGCACTAGTGCCCCCTAGTCACACAAAAGGAAGCTTATTACAGTGTGCAGCTTCTGATGTAGTGACTATAGCTGGTACAGATGTCTTCATGACACCAGGAAACAGCTTTGCTCCTGGTCACAGGCAATTATGGAGGCCATTTGTGTCGTTTGAACAGAATGAGCAATCGAAGAATGGAGATAATGGATTGAATAAGGGGTTTTCTTTTATCTTCCATGAAGACTTATTGGGAGCTTGTGGTAACTTTCAAGTTGAAGAACCTGGCCTTGAATATTCATTCTCTTCCTTTGACCTGAACAATCCATTTTCACAAGTTCTTCATGTAGAGTGTTCATTCGAATCAGAAGGAATTGCATCTTTCAGCCCTAGTTTTAAACCCAAATCAATTCTGTGCTCTGATTCAGACAGTGAAGTTTTTCATCCCAGGATATGTGGGGCTGACAGGACGCAGTACAGGGCTATACGGATTTCTCCAAGGACTCACTTTCGCCCAATTTCTGCATCTGAGCTTTCTCCAGGGGGTGGAAGTGAGTCAGAATTTGAGTCAGAAAAAGATGAAGGAAgtattccagccccttcccaagTAGACGTGTTTGAAGATCCACAAGCAGATCTCAAACCACTAGAAGAAGATGCAGAAAAAGAAGGGCATTACTATGGAAAGTTAGAGCTTGAAtctggaaaattccttcccagattAAAGAAGTCTGGAATGGAGAAGAGTGCACAAACATCACTGGATTCCCAGGAAGAATCAGCTGGAATGTTGCCTGTTGGAAACCAAAATCCCTGCTTAGAGTGCAGTATGAAAGAATCACTAGGTATGAGGGATATGGAAAATTCCAAAATAAACTGCAGAATAGTGGAGCAACATGAAGAAATTAACAGGTTTTGCAGTTGCAAAGCAGGTTGCCATTTCCCTACATATGAGGATAATCCTGTTTCTTCAGGAGAGATGGAAGAGGTATGTGTCGATGTAAGATTATTGGATTTGCAGCTAGCAAAAGTCAATAAATAGACTGTTTATGCAACACCTATTCTGGTAATTTGGTAGTTAGATTTAATGGATGAGATCTAATTCTTCGATAGCAAAGTTAATGATCTAATGGTAGTAATTATTGAGTCATCTTACATAAGCAAATATCTCAGTGTTTTAAAAATTCATGCATTGAAAGATTGagtaaactttcccttttttggTTTGTCTGATTTATATGTAATCTGatgaaaaaatgtgtttaaattccTATCTTGACAATACTGAAACATGAAGCAAGCGTGTTAAATAGAGTATTGTAATCCTAAATCAGTTCTTTCAATATATTTACTAACAGAGCAGTATATATTTTAAGTAGtcaaaagttttacattttgaCACTTGAGTAAAACACGTTCATTTGCCAAACAGGACAATAATCAGTGTTTTGATCACATCTGTTTTAGCTTATTGAATTGCCATGTCCTGGTCAATACTTCAAAGGGGGAAAATGAATTATAGGCTTGAAATATTAATTAAATTCTAGAAAAATTAAGTTTTTTGCTGAGCAGaatctttcaaaatgaaaatacaaaaatattgttAGCTTCTCAGGTTAAACTTATGTGAATGTGTTCTTGTATCAAGGATTAAAAAATTAAATCCTTTATAGAAGGATACTAATTACAGTTAATCATCAAGCACTGTCAGACTTAATAAAAAACATAATTTTAAGATTTAGCATTTATATAAAACTTTTATTTAGCCACAGGTTGTCATTAATTACTTAACTTGATGTGGTGAAGTAGACTTCTCTAGTGCACATCTGTAGTCACCACAAATATACtctcaggttttgttttttttcctgcatgtGGGATGACAGCACAAGTTGAATTCTCATAAGCACAGTTCATACTGCTGGAATAACACTCCCTTTGCCCCAAACCTTGCTATAGGAGCCACCAAGATTGTAACTACACTTCCTACATCTGTTTTGGAATAGAAATGCTGGAATTTTATACATgcctctcaccccttccctgGTGAAGAGAACCACTAGGATCTTTATTCTCATCATTTTTCTTCcatgtccatccatccatccatccatcgcaTGTGTGTCCTTGATAAGGAACTTTCCTGCATTACTTCCCCTGTTCAGTGCCTGGTGCCAGATAAGCACAGTGCTTAGTAAGAACCTTTGGCTTGAGCTGCTGGCTGAAATTATCCAGTGATGTCTTTCCTCCCTAATCTTCATTCTGTGGGGGAACACTGAGGGGCTTCCCACTCTTGAATCTGCTTCCGTCACAGCCAGGTAGAAACTCTATAGCTACAAAGTTCTAAGCTTCTGAGCCATATGAAGCTCCAAATCAGTCATTTGATTTAGTGTTTTAGACTGTAGAGTGCAGCCTAAAGTTAGCACCTCGCTAAAGTGGACAGAGGAACCTTGTTGCAGCTTCAGCTGTGGAGAGGCTGTGGATCAGGTCCCCAGGAGTACCTCTTCCAACTCAGAACAGGTCAAGAGGATAGGAACATAAAAGGCTTTACAACTCCCTGATTCTGTCTCTAGGTGTAATTTAAAGCAGTCTCTGGTCTTCTCTAAGTTGCACTGGCTGGGTTGTGTTGGAACCACTGTGCCAGTCCTGGGCCACCTGAGGATTCTTGCACATTGAGAGAATCATTGGGTAGTTAAGATGAATTTACAACAATGGACTTACAAAAATGACTGCATCAGAGGCCATGTCTTGACCCTGTTTCTTTTTAATAAGAagtctttttaaattatttgtgttTTAAGTTGAGTGGAGCAGAAGACACAGCAGAATACCTGGGGATTGTTACAGAAAGCTTAAAACTATCACTCTAAGTCCATTAGTAAGAGAATAGAGTTCTAAGAATTGAAGCAAAGTTTTTGATGACCTAGACTATTTAGTAAACTTTAATAAGCGGAGAGGACTACTATGAATTGTATTAAATGTATAAACTCCATGTTGCTAAGCCTTCTGTGCAAtgaatttgttttatttggtttgattttatttagtgctcatgaaaatgaaaaatctaGAGCTGGGATGACTCAGGCATTTGGCAGGCAGGGCTCCCAATACATGTGAATATTACTGGTAATACAGTTCTTCAAGTGGCTTTGC from Mauremys mutica isolate MM-2020 ecotype Southern chromosome 5, ASM2049712v1, whole genome shotgun sequence includes these protein-coding regions:
- the KIAA0232 gene encoding uncharacterized protein KIAA0232 homolog isoform X2; the protein is MKKQAAVQCLRSASDESSGIETLVEELCSRLKDLQSKQEEKINRKLEGSLSPEADLSPTAKDQVEMYYEAFPPLSEKPICLQEIMTVWNKSKVCSYSSSSSSSNAPPTSTDTSSPKDCNSESEVTKERSNKVSATVHERTQQKKSKTERENKFSNGTVEDKPALYKKQVRHKSEGKMRPRSWSSGSSEAGSSSSGNQGELKAPVKCIKVRHKTREVRNKKGRNGQSRLSVKTGEKTERKVHSGSSSSSGSIKQLCKRGKRPLKEIGRKETGSNDGKDLYLNSRNEKEYKEEPLWYTEPITEYFVPLSRKSKLETTYRNRQDTCDITSEAVEELSESVHGLCISNNNIHKTYLAAGTFIDGHFVEMPAVLNEDIDLTGTSICSQPEDDKYLDDVHLSELTHFYEVDIDQSMLDPGASDKMQGESRILNMIRQKSKEKSDFEAECCIVLDGMELQGESAIWTDSTSSVGAEGWFLQDLSNLAQFWECCSSSSSGDADGESFGADSPILDSTMLNSHMLAGNQELFSDINEGSGINSCFSVFEVQCRNSVLPFSFETLNLGNENADSSSSANMLGKTQSRLLIWTKNSAFDENEHCSNLSTRTCSPWSHSEETRSDNETLNIPFEESTQFNAEDINYVVPRVSSSYVDEEILDFFQEETCQQQARTLGEIPTLVFKKKSKLESVCGIQLEQKGEGKDYETTQVSSESSPHGDGYSSGVIKDIWTNMTDRNSAAMVEIEGIEDELFSTDVNNYCCCLDTEAKVETLQEPNKAVQRSEYHLWEGQKENLEKRAFVANDLSEIDGGDYTTPSKPWDINQDKENSFILGGVYGELKTFNSDGEWALVPPSHTKGSLLQCAASDVVTIAGTDVFMTPGNSFAPGHRQLWRPFVSFEQNEQSKNGDNGLNKGFSFIFHEDLLGACGNFQVEEPGLEYSFSSFDLNNPFSQVLHVECSFESEGIASFSPSFKPKSILCSDSDSEVFHPRICGADRTQYRAIRISPRTHFRPISASELSPGGGSESEFESEKDEGSIPAPSQVDVFEDPQADLKPLEEDAEKEGHYYGKLELESGKFLPRLKKSGMEKSAQTSLDSQEESAGMLPVGNQNPCLECSMKESLGMRDMENSKINCRIVEQHEEINRFCSCKAGCHFPTYEDNPVSSGEMEEFPILNTDLQTTSGSQEKQSWWEKALYSPLFPASQCDECYTNAKGENGVGEYPDIKEVPNNEEHLLDFNMVSSVHEARCTDGRNSGAKPNGFRKKIYSSDSSSSEETASEGGSEWADPCEEELFSRTHL
- the KIAA0232 gene encoding uncharacterized protein KIAA0232 homolog isoform X1; protein product: MRPICTIVVDGLPSESSSSSYPGPVSVSEMSLLHALGPVQTWLGQELEKCGIDAMIYTRYVLSLLLHDSYDYDLQEQENDIFLGWEKGAYKKWGKSKKKCSDLTLEEMKKQAAVQCLRSASDESSGIETLVEELCSRLKDLQSKQEEKINRKLEGSLSPEADLSPTAKDQVEMYYEAFPPLSEKPICLQEIMTVWNKSKVCSYSSSSSSSNAPPTSTDTSSPKDCNSESEVTKERSNKVSATVHERTQQKKSKTERENKFSNGTVEDKPALYKKQVRHKSEGKMRPRSWSSGSSEAGSSSSGNQGELKAPVKCIKVRHKTREVRNKKGRNGQSRLSVKTGEKTERKVHSGSSSSSGSIKQLCKRGKRPLKEIGRKETGSNDGKDLYLNSRNEKEYKEEPLWYTEPITEYFVPLSRKSKLETTYRNRQDTCDITSEAVEELSESVHGLCISNNNIHKTYLAAGTFIDGHFVEMPAVLNEDIDLTGTSICSQPEDDKYLDDVHLSELTHFYEVDIDQSMLDPGASDKMQGESRILNMIRQKSKEKSDFEAECCIVLDGMELQGESAIWTDSTSSVGAEGWFLQDLSNLAQFWECCSSSSSGDADGESFGADSPILDSTMLNSHMLAGNQELFSDINEGSGINSCFSVFEVQCRNSVLPFSFETLNLGNENADSSSSANMLGKTQSRLLIWTKNSAFDENEHCSNLSTRTCSPWSHSEETRSDNETLNIPFEESTQFNAEDINYVVPRVSSSYVDEEILDFFQEETCQQQARTLGEIPTLVFKKKSKLESVCGIQLEQKGEGKDYETTQVSSESSPHGDGYSSGVIKDIWTNMTDRNSAAMVEIEGIEDELFSTDVNNYCCCLDTEAKVETLQEPNKAVQRSEYHLWEGQKENLEKRAFVANDLSEIDGGDYTTPSKPWDINQDKENSFILGGVYGELKTFNSDGEWALVPPSHTKGSLLQCAASDVVTIAGTDVFMTPGNSFAPGHRQLWRPFVSFEQNEQSKNGDNGLNKGFSFIFHEDLLGACGNFQVEEPGLEYSFSSFDLNNPFSQVLHVECSFESEGIASFSPSFKPKSILCSDSDSEVFHPRICGADRTQYRAIRISPRTHFRPISASELSPGGGSESEFESEKDEGSIPAPSQVDVFEDPQADLKPLEEDAEKEGHYYGKLELESGKFLPRLKKSGMEKSAQTSLDSQEESAGMLPVGNQNPCLECSMKESLGMRDMENSKINCRIVEQHEEINRFCSCKAGCHFPTYEDNPVSSGEMEEFPILNTDLQTTSGSQEKQSWWEKALYSPLFPASQCDECYTNAKGENGVGEYPDIKEVPNNEEHLLDFNMVSSVHEARCTDGRNSGAKPNGFRKKIYSSDSSSSEETASEGGSEWADPCEEELFSRTHL
- the KIAA0232 gene encoding uncharacterized protein KIAA0232 homolog isoform X3 — encoded protein: MRPICTIVVDGLPSESSSSSYPGPVSVSEMSLLHALGPVQTWLGQELEKCGIDAMIYTRYVLSLLLHDSYDYDLQEQENDIFLGWEKGAYKKWGKSKKKCSDLTLEEMKKQAAVQCLRSASDESSGIETLVEELCSRLKDLQSKQEEKINRKLEGSLSPEADLSPTAKDQVEMYYEAFPPLSEKPICLQEIMTVWNKSKVCSYSSSSSSSNAPPTSTDTSSPKDCNSESEVTKERSNKVSATVHERTQQKKSKTERENKFSNGTVEDKPALYKKQVRHKSEGKMRPRSWSSGSSEAGSSSSGNQGELKAPVKCIKVRHKTREVRNKKGRNGQSRLSVKTGEKTERKVHSGSSSSSGSIKQLCKRGKRPLKEIGRKETGSNDGKDLYLNSRNEKEYKEEPLWYTEPITEYFVPLSRKSKLETTYRNRQDTCDITSEAVEELSESVHGLCISNNNIHKTYLAAGTFIDGHFVEMPAVLNEDIDLTGTSICSQPEDDKYLDDVHLSELTHFYEVDIDQSMLDPGASDKMQGESRILNMIRQKSKEKSDFEAECCIVLDGMELQGESAIWTDSTSSVGAEGWFLQDLSNLAQFWECCSSSSSGDADGESFGADSPILDSTMLNSHMLAGNQELFSDINEGSGINSCFSVFEVQCRNSVLPFSFETLNLGNENADSSSSANMLGKTQSRLLIWTKNSAFDENEHCSNLSTRTCSPWSHSEETRSDNETLNIPFEESTQFNAEDINYVVPRVSSSYVDEEILDFFQEETCQQQARTLGEIPTLVFKKKSKLESVCGIQLEQKGEGKDYETTQVSSESSPHGDGYSSGVIKDIWTNMTDRNSAAMVEIEGIEDELFSTDVNNYCCCLDTEAKVETLQEPNKAVQRSEYHLWEGQKENLEKRAFVANDLSEIDGGDYTTPSKPWDINQDKENSFILGGVYGELKTFNSDGEWALVPPSHTKGSLLQCAASDVVTIAGTDVFMTPGNSFAPGHRQLWRPFVSFEQNEQSKNGDNGLNKGFSFIFHEDLLGACGNFQVEEPGLEYSFSSFDLNNPFSQVLHVECSFESEGIASFSPSFKPKSILCSDSDSEVFHPRICGADRTQYRAIRISPRTHFRPISASELSPGGGSESEFESEKDEGSIPAPSQVDVFEDPQADLKPLEEDAEKEGHYYGKLELESGKFLPRLKKSGMEKSAQTSLDSQEESAGMLPVGNQNPCLECSMKESLGMRDMENSKINCRIVEQHEEINRFCSCKAGCHFPTYEDNPVSSGEMEEINNF